A region of the Amycolatopsis sp. cg13 genome:
CAACACGCCGAACGCCACCCCCGCGACGACCAGCACCCCAGCCCCCGCCAACGCCGCCACCTTCCCGACCCGGCGGTCGGCGATCCGTTGCAGCGCAAGCACAATCACCGCTGCCACCGGATGCCCGACGAGCTTGAGCACTCCCGGCCCGGACGCGCCGTTCACGAGACACAACACGCCGACGACCAGCACCCCGACGGCCAGGACTGCCATTCCAGCGGCGACCGAACCGGTGAACCCTCGCCACCACCTTCCACGGGGTTTGGGCCTCGCGGATGGTTCGATGTGCGCGGGTGCCGTTGACGCTTCGCGGCCGCCGGTTGCGCTGCCTTGCTCGGGTGTTTCATGGATAACCGCAGCCGCGCGGCTCACGTCGGTGCTGTTGGCCGACGCCGAATCATGCATAACCGCAGCGGCACCCACCTCGGCATTACCGGCCGACGCCGAGTCATGCATAACCGCGGCATCACTCGACGTCGAGTGATAGCCAACCTCTGCACCATCGCTCACGACGCGCCCGTTTGCCGCCGGATCATGCATAACCACAGGAGCGCGCCCCGCCGCCACACGACTGCCCGCCTCGCGCAGCGCCTCGCCGCGACCGGCAGTCAAGCGATCTTCCACCGCCTCGCCGTTTAAAGTCGCGCCATCATTCCTGCTCGCGCTGTCGACGCGACCAGCAGCCGCGCCACCCGGCTCGGTGCTGTTGGCCGATGCTGAGTCATGGATAACCGCGTTCTCACCGTGCGCGAGACCTTCGACCGCAGGCGGGTCATGCACAACCGCAGAGTGACCCACCCTCGGGTCATGCGCGGCTTCTGCACCATCGAGCACCGTAGCGTTGTCCTCCCGCGAAAACCCTCGCGACGCCACTGCCGCGCGCTTCTCCACCGCAGAACCAGCCCCAGCGCAGTCCTCGCTCGCACGGCCGCCGTCCGAGGTCGCGCCACCGCGCGCAACGGCACCGTCTCCGTTCAGGCTCGCGGTGTTGCGCGCATCCGAGCCATCGCTGTCCGCACGGCCGTTTCCCGCGTGCGCATCGGCGTCCTCAGCACGACGTCCGTCGCGAATCCCGCCCTGCTCAGCGGCAAGATCCGTTGTCACAGCAGCAAAATCCTTCCTCGCTACCCCGCGAATCCCCGACCCGCCACCAGCAGCACCGCGGCCCCGCGCACTAGCCGCACGGCGAGCCGTTTTCTCCATCTCCGGTGACGCCACGTTCCTCGGGTCCCATCCACGTCTCGGGAAATCCCTACGGCGCAAGCAAATCCCACGGCTGCGCGGCAGGAGCGGTCTGCTGTCCCGCCACGCAGCTCGGGCGGAAGTCGCACCATGCGCAGCGGCGGTCGGGGCGGGCGGGGAACAGCGTGTCTCCATCACCGCCCGCGTCCAGGGTATCCGCTGCCAACCGCAAATCTCCGGCGGTCTCCTCGGCGCGTTCCAAGTGCCGCTTCAAGGTTTCCGGCGTGTGTTCCGCCGCGGCGATCGTGCCGGACGGCAAATGGTGCAACTCGACCTTCGTGCACGGCATGCGCAAAGTGCGCGTCGCGGCTACGGCGTACATCGCCAAAGCTTGGGACGCGCGGGCCTCGTGTTCGTCGGGTGCTCGGCGGCCGGTTTTGTAGTCAACGATCACCAGTTCGCCGCCGCGCTGGTCGATGCGGTCGGCTCTGCCTTCGATGATCATCGTGGGGCGGCCGCCGGTGGTGCTGACCGGGGCGGAGACCCAGCGTTCCAATCCCACCGGATCGTCGCTGACGTCGTTGTCCTCCACGTACTCCGCGACCCAGCCCTTCGCTCGCGCCCGGTAGCGCGCGGCTTGGTCGTCGTCCGCGAAACCGGCGTCCTTCCAGTGCTCGGACACCAGCGCGATCCCGCGCTGCGGCGTCCGTTTCGCCACTGGCAGGTCGAAAAGCGCCCGCAAGGCGTTGTGCACCACCGCGCCCAGCGTGCTGTGCGCCCACGGCCCGGTGCGCTGCGGCGTCGGCCGGTCGAGATAAGCCAGCCGGTACCGGCGCGGGCAATCGTCAAAGGTGCTCAGCCGCGCCGGCGACACCTTGGTGAGCCGTTGCGGTTGCTCGACGCCGAAGTCGAACCCCATCTGTTCTTTCACGCCGCCCCCTTCCATCGACGCCCACGCTACGCACCCCCACCGACACTTTCCGGCGTGGCCCCGGCGCGACCCCGGCCCGGGCTAGCCGCCGGCGATGAAGCCCTGCACCGAATTCGCGACCAGCTCCACCGCGATCGCGGCGAGCAGCAGGCCGGCGATCTTCGCCAGGAGCGTGATGCCGCTTTCCTTGATCAGCCGGATGACCACGCCGGAGAACCGCATACAGGTGTACAGCACGAAATGCACGGTCACGATCGCCAGCGCCAGCGCGATGTACGCGCCGACATGCCCGTCGGCCTGGCGGACGAACACGATGGTCGCCGCGATCGCGCCAGGACCGGCCAGCAGCGGCGTGCCAAGGGGAACGAGGGCGACGTTGACGTCCTCAGCCGCCTCGGGCTCGTTACTGCCCGCATTGCCGGTGAGCAGCTGCAACGCGATCAGCAACAGCAGCAGCCCGCCCGCACCCTGAAGCGCGGGGATCCCGATGCCCAGATACGCCAGGATCGCCTGCCCGGCCACCGCGAACAGCGAGATGACCAGCAGCGACACCAGCACCGCCTGCCGGGCCGCTTTCACCCGCGTGGCCATCGGTTTGCGGCCGACCAGGCTCAGGAACACCGGCACCGTGCCCGGCGGGTCCATGATCACGACGAGGGTGATCGTCGCGCTCATGAAGAGCTTCGCGTCGAAGAAATCCGAGACGGCCATCTCAGCCCTTCACCACTTGGAAGCCGGTCGCCCGCCCCACCAATTCCTCCAGCTGGTCCGGTTCGGTCGTTTCCTGGCCGAGCCCGATGGTCTTGTTCGTGCCGTGGTAGTCGCTGGACCCGGTGCGGATCAGGCCCAGCTCGTCGGCCAGCTCGCGGGTGCGCGCCCGGGTCGCCGGATCGTGGTTGGGATGGTTGACCTCGACGCCGGTCAGTCCGCGAGCCGTCAGATCGCGCAGGGTGTCCTCGCT
Encoded here:
- a CDS encoding PD-(D/E)XK nuclease family protein, whose translation is MGFDFGVEQPQRLTKVSPARLSTFDDCPRRYRLAYLDRPTPQRTGPWAHSTLGAVVHNALRALFDLPVAKRTPQRGIALVSEHWKDAGFADDDQAARYRARAKGWVAEYVEDNDVSDDPVGLERWVSAPVSTTGGRPTMIIEGRADRIDQRGGELVIVDYKTGRRAPDEHEARASQALAMYAVAATRTLRMPCTKVELHHLPSGTIAAAEHTPETLKRHLERAEETAGDLRLAADTLDAGGDGDTLFPARPDRRCAWCDFRPSCVAGQQTAPAAQPWDLLAP
- a CDS encoding MarC family protein, which gives rise to MAVSDFFDAKLFMSATITLVVIMDPPGTVPVFLSLVGRKPMATRVKAARQAVLVSLLVISLFAVAGQAILAYLGIGIPALQGAGGLLLLLIALQLLTGNAGSNEPEAAEDVNVALVPLGTPLLAGPGAIAATIVFVRQADGHVGAYIALALAIVTVHFVLYTCMRFSGVVIRLIKESGITLLAKIAGLLLAAIAVELVANSVQGFIAGG